One genomic segment of Pempheris klunzingeri isolate RE-2024b chromosome 21, fPemKlu1.hap1, whole genome shotgun sequence includes these proteins:
- the dync2i1 gene encoding cytoplasmic dynein 2 intermediate chain 1 isoform X1 — translation MDEDEDEKEPRHPEVVEEREELTAQRRKEIEAIQRAIDEENERVGTAQSRQITSREEERGPKWSRGSEKNQSIASQRGKFIDFVAAKQREVSKKVATKQKKRSTELLRLIDLDFSMTFSLLDLPPVNEYDMYIRNFGTANTKQAYVQCNEDNADRDIQTEEIEVCEKWTQHPPEHSGACGDPNLSRDAQDKTTSQMNFDSRRLATFLRSASQVMVVLLEEDQAERKSLRKLKSQTDTLSFSDGSLQLNTKLSFLYGRSISLVHFSQVQRHTMMSVHSPTTKPSAVRLDSCTIICIWNIWEPSRPQKVLVYESEVQCCCFSPGKAILVFAGTSVGSVVLWDLREHVSNHYRLKIGEDEWTLRQPTFSTDAVMAGSGHFSSVTSVEVVPSTVAGGLRPEIPLLASEEESSGLSFQLASLDESGILNFWVVVELPKANEAGSPTDLGLRPGGKVKLLHSSSLLTAERVSPRDAAKTGPLQTLHLKFLSTDSNHFFIGTNMGLVNHGTSHGLKALPKFYRFQEAGVRPVEVSSIHFSPFRQHLFLVGCGDGSIRLHVVSQEQPVAEWTSSTAGEPVVSVQWAQTRPAVFCVFDAASNLHIWDLLKNDAEPVVTERMNSDRVTAMAVFGDSGKQSTYSGIALAHESGKIEMQYFTRDFTVPITGEEEKLESLMTEAL, via the exons atggatgaagatgaggatgagaagGAGCCCCGGCATCCAGAGGTGGttgaagagagggaggaactCACAGcgcagaggagaaaggaaatTGAAGCAATTCAGAGAGCCATTGATGAAGAGAACGAGAGAGTGGGAACAGCTCAGTCCAGACAAATAacaagcagagaggaggagcgtGGGCCTAAATGGTCCAGAG GATCTGAAAAGAACCAGAGCATAGCCTCCCAGCGTGGGAAGTTCATTGACTTTGTGGCCGCAAAGCAGCGTGAAGTCAGCAAGAAGGTTGCCACCAAACAGAA AAAACGCAGTACGGAGCTTCTTCGTTTAATCGATCTGGATTTCTCTATGACGTTCTCCCTTTTGGATCTGCCACCTGTTAATGAATACGACATGTATATTAGAAACTTTGGAACTGCCAACACTAAGCAG GCTTACGTCCAGTGTAACGAGGATAATGCAGACAGAGACATCCAGACAGAGGAGATAGAGGTGTGTGAGAAGTGGACACAGCATCCTCCAGAGCACAGTGGAGCCTGTGGGG ATCCAAACCTCTCTCGGGATGCACAAGATAAAACCACAAGTCAAATGAACTTTGATTCACGGCGTCTGGCAACATTTCTGCGCTCAGCCTCACAG GTCATGGTTGTCCTTTTGGAGGAGGATCAAGCTGAGAGAAAATCCCTGAGGAAGCTGAAGTCTCAAACAGACACGCTGTCTTTCAGCGATGGAAGTTTACAGCTCAACACTAAGTTGTCATTTCTTTATG GTCGCAGCATCAGCCTGGTGCACTTCTCTCAGGTCCAGAGGCACACCATGATGTCAGTCCACAGCCCTACAACTAAGCCCAGTGCTGTGCGTCTTGACAGCTGCACCATCATCTGCATCTGGAACATTTGGGAGCCATCCAGACCCCAAAAAGTCCTTGTCTACGAATCTGAG GTGCAGTGTTGTTGCTTCAGCCCTGGAAAGGCCATACTGGTGTTTGCGGGCACATCAGTGGGCTCTGTGGTGCTGTGGGACCTGAGGGAGCATGTTAGTAACCATTACCGCTTGAAGATAGGGGAGGATGAGTGGACTTTGCGGCAGCCCACCTTCTCTACCG ATGCAGTGATGGCCGGCTCAGGCCATTTCTCATCTGTGACATCTGTAGAAGTCGTCCCCTCCACCGTAGCAGGGGGGCTCAGGCCAGAGATCCCCCTTTTGGCATCTGAGGAAG AGTCGTCAGGATTGTCGTTCCAGCTGGCTTCTCTGGATGAAAGCGGGATTTTAAATTTCTGG GTGGTAGTGGAGCTCCCAAAAGCCAACGAGGCAGGCTCTCCAACAGATCTCG gGCTCAGGCCTGGGGGCAAAGTAAAGTTGCTCCAcagctcctccctcctcactgcTGAGAG GGTATCACCACGAGACGCAGCGAAAACAGGGCCTTTACAGACACTTCATTTAAAATTCCTTTCAACGGACTCCAATCATTTCTTTATCGGCACCAATATG GGTCTGGTCAACCATGGAACGAGTCACGGTTTGAAGGCTCTGCCAAAGTTTTACAGGTTTCAGGAGGCCGGAGTCCGACCTGTTGAAGTCAGCTCAATCCACTTTTCTCCCTTCAGGCAACACTTGTTCTTG GTGGGCTGTGGGGACGGCAGCATCAGGCTGCACGTGGTCAGCCAGGAGCAGCCTGTGGCGGAGTGGACAAGCAGCACAGCGGGTGAACCAGTGGTGTCAGTGCAGTGGGCCCAGACCAGACCAGCAGTCTTCTGTGTGTTCGATGCAGCCTCTAACCTCCACATATGGGACCTGCTGAAAAATGATGCAGAGCCTGTGGTCACCGAAAGGATGAATTCTGACAG GGTGACAGCCATGGCTGTGTTTGGAGACTCGGGAAAACAAAGCACCTATTCAGGGATAGCACTCGCTCATGAGTCAGGGAAAATAGAAATGCAGTATTTCACAAGAGACTTTACTGTGCCCATTactggagaagaggagaagctggagagTTTGATGACTGAAGCCCTCTGA
- the LOC139221123 gene encoding leucine-rich repeat-containing protein 14, whose amino-acid sequence MVLSLVSLCASEVVSDHSSSPCWLRWVPRELYGPLLDAAFTCSRPLAVGELVQRWPERMLRVGGRRKRGQTAPNRLCIQALLLAVVRGLSDHRCALQVLDLCGLQGDEGGMGDSMGGWSLTVALCTMVVQARAGAQRVQRREGERERKRFSALERERDVKRERGPWKRGKEPNGDEASTDNEAVEGKDRESMGSCGPVGDEGLIKGVRRRMEMERKREAEVAGLGGSRKETDEKDLNSDVLVHVRADLFVNARSWDRVRMALSTSGPLKLQCRYLRVEEISVSSIRTLLDLLPRQGLLGIDVRYSSLGVAGLAELLPLLSAFPALNSLRLHYCNLDIRRDHIGQEEVLRDLSLGLAKLQELRRLSLTALRLPGQLRVLLSSLPQPLEILELPYLSLSPADLAYLSCSHHASTLQQLDLSENRLDETTLPSVRRFLSQASSSLQHLSLSGCGLNDHLLGLLLPSLGGCWALKSLALALNPLSMTGLMDLVRMAVRMPSLRHLLYPNPLEDYQPGLPDLPSSAQLLDWPLDEATDINTTSSQLNRLLIDSGRSDLFLTCDLLNYDKDLVN is encoded by the exons ATGGTGCTGTCGTTGGTGAGCCTTTGCGCCTCGGAGGTGGTGAGTGACCACAGCTCGTCGccctgctggctgaggtggGTGCCCAGGGAGCTGTACGGACCGCTGCTGGACGCCGCCTTCACCTGCAGCAGACCGCTGGCTGTGGGCGAACTGGTGCAGAGGTGGCCTGAGCGCATGCTGCGGGTCGGCGGGCGCAGAAAACGGGGACAAACTGCGCCAAATCGACTGTGCATCCAGGCTCTGTTACTTGCAGTTGTCAGAGGGCTGTCGGACCACAG GTGTGCCCTGCAAGTGCTGGACCTCTGTGGACTTCAAGGAGATGAAGGAGGGATGGGAGACTCCATGGGAGGCTGGTCCCTAACTGTAGCTCTCTGCACCATGGTTGTTCAGGCCAGAGCTGGAGCACAGAGGGtgcagaggagggaaggagagcgGGAGAGGAAAAGGTTCTCAGctctggagagagaaagggatgtgaaaagagagaggggaccGTGGAAGAGGGGGAAGGAACCTAATGGGGACGAGGCAAGCACAGATAATGAGGCTGTGgaggggaaagacagagagagcatgGGATCTTGTGGGCCTGTGGGTGATGAGGGGCTGATTAAAGGTGTCAGGAGGagaatggagatggagaggaaaagagaggcagaagtGGCAGGTTTGGGAGGCAGCAGAAAGGAGACGGATGAGAAAGATTTAAATAGTGATGTGTTGGTGCATGTGAGAGCTGATCTTTTTGTAAATGCTCGCTCTTGGGATCGAGTACGCATGGCTCTTAGCACATCAGGGCCCCTCAAGCTTCAGTGCAGGTACCTACGCGTGGAAGAGATTTCAGTGTCTAGTATCAGGACCCTGCTAGACCTCCTGCCTCGTCAGGGCCTTCTGGGCATCGATGTTCGCTACAGCAGCCTCGGGGTGGCTGGCCTGGctgagctgctgcctctgctctcaGCCTTCCCTGCACTGAACTCCCTTCGCCTGCACTACTGTAACTTGGACATTCGCAGAGACCACATTGGCCAGGAGGAGGTCCTGAGGGACTTGTCTCTGGGTCTGGCAAAACTACAAGAGCTGCGACGCCTCAGCCTCACTGCACTGCGCCTGCCTGGACAGCTTCGTGTGCTGCTCAG CTCACTGCCTCAGCCTCTAGAGATACTGGAGCTGCCATATCTGAGCCTGAGCCCAGCTGATCTCGCCTATCTGTCCTGCAGCCATCATGCTTCCACGCTGCAGCAGCTGGATCTAAGTGAGAACCGTCTGGATGAAACTACCCTCCCCTCCGTCCGCCGCTTCCTCTCCCAGGCCTCCAGCAGCCTGCAGCACCTCTCTCTAAGCGGCTGCGGCCTGAATGACCACCTGCTGGGACTCCTGCTGCCGTCACTGGGAGGCTGCTGGGCCCTCAAGAGCTTGGCTTTGGCTCTGAACCCGCTCTCCATGACCGGCCTCATGGATTTGGTGAGGATGGCTGTGAGAATGCCCTCCCTCCGTCACTTACTCTACCCCAACCCCCTGGAGGACTACCAGCCGGGCCTCCCTGACCTGCCCTCCAGTGCTCAGCTCTTAGACTGGCCGCTGGATGAAGCCACAGACATCAACACCACCAGCAGCCAGCTCAACAGGCTGCTGATAGACAGCGGACGCTCTGACCTCTTTCTGACATGCGACCTGCTCAATTATGATAAAGATCTGGTGAACTAA